A region from the Arachis ipaensis cultivar K30076 chromosome B01, Araip1.1, whole genome shotgun sequence genome encodes:
- the LOC107645413 gene encoding ABC transporter G family member 26-like has translation MTSQVMETRREDAEIEDISIMSPPLVGSMRIEGCNNNDYSHNNNEFLSHSYFHNNCSEIDIQIDDSSFNQIGPLPIYLKFEDVEFKVRNNTRAASKNPVKRIVSKVTRENKNNNGEGDDKYKKILKGITGSIGPGEILALMGPSGSGKTTLLRVIGARLLDNVKGKITYNDVRYTPAVKRRIGFVTQEDILFPQLTVEETLVFSALLRLPTNMSKQQKYAKVDTTIKQLGLERCRNTKIGGGYLKGISGGERKRTSIGYEILVDPSLLLLDEPTSGLDSTSANKLLVTLQGLAKAGRTIITTIHQPSSRIFHMFDKLLLISEGYPVYYGKARESMDYFSSLRFMPEIPMNPAEFLLDLATGQVNDISFPAEVLQDQLTNDPSRAVINYLKIKYKALLEPKEKENHGAATTAEHLQQAIQVKKEWTLSWLDQFVILSRRTFRARCKDYFDKLRLVQALGIALLLGLLWWKSSTNTEAQLRDQVGLMFYICIFWTSTCIFGAVYVFPFEKIYLIKERKADMYRLSVYYACSTLCDMVAHVFYPTFFMIIVYFMAGFKRTVACFFLTLFSVLLIAVTSQGAGELFGAAVMSIKRAGMAASLVLMLFLLTGGYYVQHIPKFMQWLKYLSYLFYGFRLLLKVQYSGDQLYDCESEGGCRPLQSSPTFSTVNLKGGLKEVWVVLAMAMCFRFLAYICLRRRIDAYK, from the exons ATGACTTCCCAGGTAATGGAAACTAGAAGAGAGGATGCTGAAATTGAAGACATTTCAATAATGTCACCTCCCTTAGTGGGTTCTATGAGAATTGAAGGGTGCAACAATAATGACTATTCTCACAACAATAATGAGTTTTTGTCTCATTCATACTTTCACAACAACTGCTCTGAGATTGATATTCAAATTGATGATTCCAGTTTCAATCAAATTGGCCCTCTCCCCATATATCTCAAG TTTGAAGATGTAGAGTTTAAAGTGAGAAACAATACACGAGCAGCTTCGAAAAACCCTGTGAAGAGAATAGTATCAAAGGTAACtagagaaaataagaataataatgggGAAGGTGATGATAAATACAAGAAGATTTTGAAGGGTATAACAGGAAGCATTGGACCTGGTGAAATTCTAGCACTAATGGGTCCTTCTGGGAGTGGCAAAACAACCTTGTTGAGAGTCATAGGAGCAAGATTACTTGACAATGTAAAAGGAAAAATCACCTACAACGATGTTCGTTATACGCCAGCTGTCAAGAGGAG GATTGGATTTGTGACACAAGAGGATATTCTTTTTCCACAATTAACTGTTGAAGAAACATTAGTTTTCTCCGCATTATTAAGGCTACCAACTAATATGAGCAAGCAGCAAAAATATGCAAAAGTGGACACCACTATCAAGCAGCTAGGCCTTGAAag ATGTCGCAACACAAAAATAGGAGGGGGATATCTGAAAGGCATATCAGGAGGGGAAAGGAAGAGAACAAGCATAGGTTATGAAATTCTTGTTGATCCTTCATTGCTACTGCTTGATGAACCAACTTCAGGCCTTGATTCCACCTCAGCAAACAAACTTCTTGTCACTCTTCAGGGGCTTGCCAAG GCAGGAAGGACCATAATTACAACAATACATCAGCCATCAAGCAGAATCTTTCACATGTTTGACAAACTTCTTCTGATATCAGAAGGCTATCCGGTTTACTATGGTAAGGCCAGAGAATCAATGGACTACTTCTCTTCCTTGAGGTTCATGCCGGAGATACCGATGAATCCGGCCGAGTTCTTGCTCGACTTGGCTACCGGACAAGTCAACGATATAAGTTTTCCAGCCGAAGTTTTGCAAGATCAACTAACTAATGACCCTTCTAGAGCGGTTATTAAT TAtctaaaaataaagtataaaGCTTTGTTGGAGCCAAAGGAAAAGGAAAACCATGGAGCAGCAACAACAGCAGAGCATCTTCAACAAGCAATTCAAGTTAAGAAGGAGTGGACATTGAGTTGGTTGGACCAATTTGTGATTCTTTCTAGGAGAACATTCAGAGCAAGATgcaaggactattttgataagTTAAGGCTAGTTCAAGCACTTGGCATTGCACTCTTGTTGGGATTACTTTGGTGGAAATCCTCAACCAACACTGAGGCTCAACTCAGAGATCAG GTTGGTTTAATGTTCTATATATGTATATTCTGGACATCTACATGCATTTTTGGAGCAGTGTACGTGTTTCCATTCGAAAAGATATACTTGATAAAAGAAAGGAAAGCAGACATGTATAGATTAAGCGTATACTACGCATGCAGCACGCTGTGTGACATGGTGGCGCATGTTTTCTATCCCACTTTCTTCATGATCATTGTCTATTTCATGGCCGGCTTCAAGAGGACCGTGGCCTGCTTCTTCTTGACTCTCTTCTCCGTTCTGTTAATCGCCGTCACCAGTCAGGGCGCTGGAGAATTGTTTGGAGCTGCAGTTATGAGTATTAAAAGAGCAGGCATGGCTGCTTCTTTGGTGCTTATGTTGTTCCTTCTTACTGGTGGCTACTATGTCCAG CACATACCAAAGTTCATGCAGTGGTTGAAGTATTTATCCTACTTATTCTACGGATTCAGGCTTCTTCTAAAAGTGCAGTATTCCGGAGACCAATTATATGACTGTGAAAGTGAGGGAGGGTGCAGACCCTTGCAAAGTTCACCAACATTTAGCACTGTTAACTTGAAAGGTGGCTTGAAAGAAGTTTGGGTTGTGCTAGCCATGGCTATGTGCTTCAGGTTCTTGGCTTACATTTGCCTCCGCAGAAGAATTGATGCCTACAAATAA